A single genomic interval of Oncorhynchus tshawytscha isolate Ot180627B linkage group LG15, Otsh_v2.0, whole genome shotgun sequence harbors:
- the LOC112232734 gene encoding uncharacterized protein LOC112232734 isoform X2, translating into MKLKPDQNVDSNCTRFKEKVGNTTRKRTEDHDTCATSTTNPPLTPSKPTLLSTMSLNTFHLMETLKKSPAALRRRFRRDRTESLSHGDPLFKVHYLGTEKIFSLDREQAQDAIARLLDGAANGKKLSKDHALVVRPRYVEVKELSTGRQLTKTYLQDIAYCAADATRPNVFLYICKQRGQQLQCRVFWCSRAERARDMTACLAHSFQRALSDWQGDGGSTGTLTPEKVGVKEGEDMPTTPNSSKNSMLTASLRRVRWKKRRSLSRSPLSAMIRKRSTSDIWH; encoded by the exons ATCAAAACGTTGACTCCAACTGTACTCGATTCAAAGAGAAAGTGGGAAATACAACTAGGAAAAGGACTGAAGACCACGACACCTGTGCCACATCTACCACTAACCCCCCCTTGACCCCTTCAAAACCCACCCTCCTATCCACTATGTCTCTCAATACCTTCCACCTGATGGAGACCCTCAAGAAATCCCCGGCTGCTTTACGCCGCCGTTTCCGCCGCGACCGCACAGAGTCCCTCTCCCACGGTGATCCGCTATTCAAGGTCCACTACCTGGGCACTGAGAAAATCTTCTCCCTGGATCGAGAGCAGGCCCAGGATGCCATAGCCCGTCTGCTCGACGGGGCCGCAAATGGAAAGAAGCTGAGCAAAGACCACGCGTTGGTTGTTCGTCCACGCTATGTCGAAGTCAAAGAGCTCAGCACAGGACGCCAGCTCACTAAGACGTACCTCCAGGACATCGCCTACTGCGCGGCCGACGCCACCAGACCCAACGTGTTTCTGTACATCTGTAAGCAGCGTGGGCAACAGCTGCAGTGCCGGGTGTTCTGGTGCAGCCGGGCAGAGCGGGCACGGGACATGACGGCCTGTCTGGCACACTCCTTCCAGAGGGCACTGAGTGACTGGCAGGGGGATGGCGGAAGTACCGGCACACTGACCCCAGAAAAGGTtggggtgaaggagggagaggatatGCCCACCACCCCTAATAGCTCCAAAAACTCCATGCTAACGGCTAGCTTAAGACGAG TCcgttggaagaagaggaggtcCCTGTCTCGCAGTCCACTGAGTGCCATGATCAGGAAGAGATCCACCTCAGACATCTGGCACTGA
- the LOC112232734 gene encoding uncharacterized protein LOC112232734 isoform X1: MNSRTCNQNVDSNCTRFKEKVGNTTRKRTEDHDTCATSTTNPPLTPSKPTLLSTMSLNTFHLMETLKKSPAALRRRFRRDRTESLSHGDPLFKVHYLGTEKIFSLDREQAQDAIARLLDGAANGKKLSKDHALVVRPRYVEVKELSTGRQLTKTYLQDIAYCAADATRPNVFLYICKQRGQQLQCRVFWCSRAERARDMTACLAHSFQRALSDWQGDGGSTGTLTPEKVGVKEGEDMPTTPNSSKNSMLTASLRRVRWKKRRSLSRSPLSAMIRKRSTSDIWH, encoded by the exons ATGAATTCTAGAACTTGCA ATCAAAACGTTGACTCCAACTGTACTCGATTCAAAGAGAAAGTGGGAAATACAACTAGGAAAAGGACTGAAGACCACGACACCTGTGCCACATCTACCACTAACCCCCCCTTGACCCCTTCAAAACCCACCCTCCTATCCACTATGTCTCTCAATACCTTCCACCTGATGGAGACCCTCAAGAAATCCCCGGCTGCTTTACGCCGCCGTTTCCGCCGCGACCGCACAGAGTCCCTCTCCCACGGTGATCCGCTATTCAAGGTCCACTACCTGGGCACTGAGAAAATCTTCTCCCTGGATCGAGAGCAGGCCCAGGATGCCATAGCCCGTCTGCTCGACGGGGCCGCAAATGGAAAGAAGCTGAGCAAAGACCACGCGTTGGTTGTTCGTCCACGCTATGTCGAAGTCAAAGAGCTCAGCACAGGACGCCAGCTCACTAAGACGTACCTCCAGGACATCGCCTACTGCGCGGCCGACGCCACCAGACCCAACGTGTTTCTGTACATCTGTAAGCAGCGTGGGCAACAGCTGCAGTGCCGGGTGTTCTGGTGCAGCCGGGCAGAGCGGGCACGGGACATGACGGCCTGTCTGGCACACTCCTTCCAGAGGGCACTGAGTGACTGGCAGGGGGATGGCGGAAGTACCGGCACACTGACCCCAGAAAAGGTtggggtgaaggagggagaggatatGCCCACCACCCCTAATAGCTCCAAAAACTCCATGCTAACGGCTAGCTTAAGACGAG TCcgttggaagaagaggaggtcCCTGTCTCGCAGTCCACTGAGTGCCATGATCAGGAAGAGATCCACCTCAGACATCTGGCACTGA